From a single Halogeometricum sp. S3BR5-2 genomic region:
- a CDS encoding acetate--CoA ligase family protein, giving the protein MSEDPIARARTDGRTTLTEAEAKTVLTEWGVDTPAFEVVSTPGAAADAAEEIGFPAVLKVSSPAVVHKSEWMDGLGVTVGVTDADEAADVAADILGRADDAGIEAQVLVEAAAETASGTEVIVGGIRDPSFGPVVLAGLGGVFTELFEDTAHRLAPITDAEARAALRELRSAPLLEGYRGSAPADIDGLATVLRTVGDLLAERTEIAEIDVNPVLASVDGALALDAVITLRDE; this is encoded by the coding sequence ATGAGCGAGGACCCCATCGCCCGCGCCCGCACCGACGGTCGGACGACGCTCACCGAGGCCGAAGCGAAGACGGTGCTCACCGAGTGGGGGGTCGATACGCCCGCATTCGAGGTCGTCTCGACGCCCGGAGCAGCCGCAGATGCCGCCGAAGAGATCGGATTTCCCGCCGTACTGAAGGTGTCGTCGCCGGCGGTCGTCCACAAGAGCGAATGGATGGACGGTCTCGGCGTGACGGTCGGTGTGACTGACGCGGACGAAGCGGCTGATGTCGCGGCAGACATACTGGGCCGCGCGGACGACGCCGGTATCGAAGCTCAGGTGCTCGTCGAAGCCGCTGCGGAGACGGCCTCCGGAACGGAAGTCATCGTCGGTGGAATCCGCGACCCATCCTTCGGACCGGTCGTGCTCGCGGGCCTCGGCGGTGTGTTCACCGAACTCTTCGAGGACACCGCTCATCGTCTCGCCCCCATCACCGACGCCGAGGCGCGCGCCGCACTTCGAGAACTTCGCTCCGCACCCTTACTCGAAGGGTACCGGGGGAGCGCCCCGGCGGATATCGACGGGCTTGCAACGGTCCTGCGGACCGTCGGCGACTTACTGGCGGAACGGACGGAAATCGCCGAGATAGACGTCAATCCGGTGTTAGCGTCCGTCGACGGTGCACTAGCGCTGGACGCCGTCATCACGTTGCGCGACGAGTGA
- a CDS encoding acetate--CoA ligase family protein: MRTFRIRVHVTRTIEISRLFDPSSIAVVGASTTEGKIGYEAMENVRDFEGPVYPVNPSREGEIFGESFVGSIGAIDDDVDLALLCVPASVVPDTIEECGEAGVGAAVIYAGGFAEAGEDGRELQRRITASATEHGIALLGPNTSGFVVPDEGLYASFATGVEDVPAGGLAVIAQSGGIAHSVAFRAVNERRGLSAMVGLGNRANVGFEEAIDYFDSDPSTSAIALHLEGTDDARSLLETCYDAETPVFAYKVGTADVSDFAESHTGALTGDHALYEAGFAQYGVPTVESTSQLLDAGHLAATAPLPRGTNVGIVTAQAGPGIVIADRLKQAGVSLPSLSEETTERVTEILPGITYAANPVDTGRPMPAFGDVVRAVAEDTNVDAVVVYELHEAALGFPVDALDGLAEETGKPVLFATAAPHSQMEADRTALEEIGVSVFESPEDVADAMVALAEYARVSASAAPAGVSTR, translated from the coding sequence ATGAGAACGTTCCGAATACGGGTGCACGTGACACGCACTATCGAGATTAGCAGGCTGTTCGATCCTTCCTCGATCGCCGTCGTCGGAGCGTCGACGACGGAGGGGAAAATCGGATACGAAGCGATGGAGAACGTCCGCGACTTCGAGGGGCCCGTCTATCCGGTGAATCCCTCCCGAGAGGGCGAGATATTCGGCGAATCGTTCGTCGGTTCGATCGGAGCCATCGATGATGACGTCGATCTGGCGCTCCTCTGTGTGCCAGCCTCGGTCGTCCCTGACACTATCGAGGAGTGCGGGGAAGCGGGGGTCGGCGCAGCGGTGATCTACGCGGGCGGTTTCGCGGAGGCAGGCGAGGACGGAAGGGAGCTTCAACGACGGATCACCGCGAGTGCAACGGAGCACGGTATCGCTCTCCTCGGCCCGAATACGAGCGGTTTCGTCGTCCCGGACGAGGGTCTCTACGCTTCGTTCGCGACCGGGGTGGAGGACGTCCCGGCGGGCGGCCTCGCCGTGATCGCTCAGAGCGGCGGCATCGCTCATTCGGTCGCGTTTCGGGCGGTGAACGAGCGCCGCGGCCTCTCCGCGATGGTCGGTCTCGGGAACCGGGCAAACGTCGGCTTCGAGGAGGCGATTGACTACTTCGATTCCGACCCGAGTACGAGCGCGATCGCCCTTCACCTTGAGGGAACCGACGACGCGCGCTCGCTGCTCGAAACCTGCTACGACGCGGAGACACCAGTGTTTGCATACAAAGTCGGCACCGCCGACGTGAGCGATTTCGCGGAATCGCACACGGGAGCACTCACGGGCGACCATGCGCTGTACGAGGCCGGATTCGCGCAGTACGGAGTACCGACAGTCGAATCTACTAGCCAACTGCTTGACGCCGGTCATCTCGCCGCGACGGCACCGCTTCCCCGTGGAACGAACGTCGGTATCGTCACCGCGCAGGCTGGACCCGGAATCGTCATCGCGGACCGTCTCAAGCAGGCGGGGGTTTCACTCCCGTCGCTCTCCGAGGAGACGACCGAGCGGGTGACCGAAATCCTCCCCGGAATTACGTACGCCGCTAATCCAGTCGATACCGGTCGACCGATGCCAGCCTTCGGCGACGTCGTTCGGGCGGTGGCGGAAGATACGAACGTCGACGCGGTAGTCGTCTACGAACTGCACGAAGCCGCGTTAGGGTTCCCGGTCGACGCCCTCGACGGATTGGCCGAGGAAACCGGCAAACCGGTTCTGTTCGCCACCGCCGCTCCGCACTCGCAGATGGAAGCCGACCGCACCGCTCTCGAAGAGATCGGTGTTTCCGTTTTCGAGTCACCCGAAGACGTCGCGGATGCGATGGTCGCGCTTGCGGAGTACGCGAGAGTCTCTGCGTCGGCCGCGCCCGCGGGGGTGAGCACCCGATGA
- a CDS encoding IclR family transcriptional regulator encodes MSNSVSGLKTVERAFEILELLKEKKEIGVAELAREMDIPKSTVHDYLRTLTSMGYAVNENGKYRLGFRLLEFGGQLKYRNRLFHIAKPELERIAEQTDEIVSVNVEDRGRFVILHAEHTSKSLQLGIYPGITIPIHTHAAGKVMLAGYDDGRVDEIIDQHGLTAVTEHTITDRDELEAELETIREQGYAVDWDQQVVGMGVVAAPVKVEDQVVGSIGIVTPTDHLRDEEYCAELASEVQKSANIVSVNYQYSP; translated from the coding sequence ATGAGTAATAGTGTGTCGGGGCTGAAAACCGTCGAACGGGCGTTCGAGATACTCGAATTACTCAAAGAGAAGAAGGAAATCGGCGTCGCGGAACTCGCCCGCGAGATGGATATTCCGAAGAGCACGGTCCACGACTATCTCCGTACGCTGACGTCGATGGGCTACGCCGTCAACGAAAACGGGAAGTATCGACTGGGATTCAGACTGCTGGAGTTCGGGGGACAGCTGAAGTACCGGAACCGATTGTTCCACATCGCGAAGCCGGAACTCGAGCGCATCGCCGAGCAGACGGACGAGATAGTCAGCGTCAACGTCGAGGACCGGGGCCGTTTTGTCATTCTTCACGCGGAACACACCTCGAAGTCGCTCCAACTCGGAATCTATCCCGGAATCACGATTCCGATTCACACTCACGCGGCCGGCAAAGTGATGCTAGCCGGATACGACGACGGCAGGGTAGACGAAATCATCGACCAACACGGGCTGACCGCGGTGACAGAGCACACGATTACCGACCGCGACGAGTTGGAGGCCGAACTGGAAACGATACGCGAACAGGGATACGCGGTCGATTGGGACCAACAGGTCGTCGGGATGGGCGTCGTGGCGGCCCCGGTGAAGGTCGAAGATCAGGTCGTCGGATCAATCGGCATCGTCACCCCTACAGACCACCTTCGGGACGAGGAGTACTGCGCCGAACTCGCGAGCGAGGTACAGAAATCGGCCAACATCGTCTCGGTAAACTACCAGTACTCTCCCTAA
- a CDS encoding ABC transporter substrate-binding protein has protein sequence MPNRSRRELLKQVGGVSTIGVAGLAGCAGSPGENGGGGGTGSGGGGSGSEEGGSAGGGNIDELTVGVFAPYTGAFAPWGESVTAGSVLAKEDLESEFDISIELREYDTETDPSTALERMKRAVTSDGIDFAHGGISSAVCTSIGSWASNNGVSYIAQGASDSITGSACAEHMFSVYQSNTMMARAAGPRMANEADSWYILYSDYVWGQTANEVISSTLEENGATVVGADATPFPGDDYTQYINNVQNSDADAAALLIPGLDARLAMEQMMNTGLHEELTLMFHQFEDLVMWGLGKEAAAAVDIGPTGWVNAVDTGEEFKQRVVEESETDPFARHYMAYASLDQQVRAAMRAGSTTAADITSELEGHEIGSAVADIQPGTLRWRACDHQLIQPTHVVSGLETSAMQDDPWKQWFGVDETLAGSDLARTCEETGCQL, from the coding sequence ATGCCTAATCGTAGCAGGCGAGAGCTACTCAAACAGGTTGGCGGAGTTTCGACAATCGGCGTCGCGGGTCTCGCCGGGTGTGCGGGGAGCCCGGGAGAGAACGGCGGCGGCGGTGGAACAGGCTCAGGGGGTGGCGGGTCCGGGTCAGAGGAAGGCGGGTCCGCTGGCGGCGGGAACATCGATGAGTTGACAGTCGGCGTCTTCGCACCGTACACGGGTGCGTTCGCACCCTGGGGAGAGTCCGTGACGGCGGGCTCCGTTCTCGCGAAGGAGGACCTCGAATCCGAGTTCGACATCTCGATCGAACTTCGGGAGTACGACACGGAAACCGACCCGAGCACGGCGCTCGAACGGATGAAACGGGCCGTCACGTCCGACGGTATCGACTTCGCTCACGGCGGAATCTCCTCCGCCGTCTGCACGAGTATCGGGTCGTGGGCGTCTAACAACGGCGTCTCCTACATCGCACAAGGGGCGTCCGACTCCATCACCGGGAGTGCGTGCGCCGAGCACATGTTCAGTGTGTATCAGTCGAACACGATGATGGCGCGGGCGGCCGGACCGCGAATGGCGAACGAGGCCGACTCGTGGTACATCCTCTACTCCGATTACGTATGGGGACAGACTGCAAACGAGGTGATCAGCTCCACCCTCGAGGAGAACGGTGCGACGGTCGTCGGGGCGGACGCGACGCCGTTCCCGGGCGACGACTACACACAGTACATCAACAACGTCCAGAACTCCGACGCCGACGCCGCGGCGTTGCTCATCCCCGGTCTCGACGCCCGGTTAGCGATGGAGCAGATGATGAACACCGGTCTCCACGAGGAACTGACCCTGATGTTCCACCAGTTCGAGGATCTCGTGATGTGGGGGCTCGGAAAGGAAGCCGCGGCGGCGGTCGATATCGGACCGACGGGATGGGTGAACGCCGTCGACACCGGCGAGGAGTTCAAACAGCGGGTGGTCGAGGAGAGCGAAACAGACCCGTTCGCCCGTCACTACATGGCCTACGCATCGCTCGACCAACAAGTTCGTGCGGCGATGCGAGCGGGGTCAACCACCGCTGCGGATATCACGAGCGAACTGGAGGGCCACGAGATAGGGAGCGCCGTCGCCGACATTCAGCCCGGGACGCTGCGCTGGCGCGCGTGCGACCACCAACTCATACAGCCGACCCACGTCGTCTCCGGACTGGAGACGAGTGCCATGCAGGACGACCCGTGGAAGCAGTGGTTCGGCGTCGACGAGACGCTGGCCGGCAGTGACCTCGCACGAACGTGCGAAGAGACGGGCTGCCAACTGTAA
- a CDS encoding branched-chain amino acid ABC transporter permease, with the protein MALIVVLALLLANAFAMRPGLFVDQVVGGLVYGFILVLLALGLSIILGLLGVVNFAHGALFMLGAYLTFQVVVEWGLSFWVALFVVPLLVGALGIVIERTVLYRLYDETPLIGLLATFGLALMLDEATRAVWGASPLSVPTPEVLSSSFDLVITNVANFRLFTVLVSVCAITAVYLLIERTDFGLSVRAGVLDREMAELVGVNIPLRFVLMFFLGAATAGLGGVLRGTEVGMDIGMGDQFIILAFVVVVVGGVGSLFGSVISGLLIGEAVFVTPLVLSTLASRTNVAAFDISGIGGLMPYLVMIIVLLVRPRGLFGQEGFLE; encoded by the coding sequence ATGGCACTCATCGTCGTTCTCGCGCTGCTCCTCGCGAACGCCTTCGCGATGCGACCCGGACTGTTCGTCGACCAGGTGGTCGGCGGTCTCGTCTACGGGTTCATACTCGTCCTGTTGGCGCTCGGTCTCTCGATCATCCTCGGGTTGCTCGGCGTCGTGAACTTCGCGCACGGGGCGCTATTCATGCTCGGGGCCTATCTCACGTTCCAAGTCGTCGTCGAGTGGGGCCTCTCGTTTTGGGTCGCGCTTTTCGTCGTTCCGCTGCTCGTGGGCGCGTTGGGCATCGTTATCGAACGAACCGTCCTGTATCGACTGTACGACGAGACGCCGCTCATCGGTCTGCTGGCGACGTTCGGACTCGCGCTGATGCTGGACGAGGCCACGCGCGCGGTCTGGGGGGCGTCGCCGCTCAGCGTGCCGACGCCGGAGGTCCTCTCGTCGAGCTTCGATCTCGTTATCACCAACGTCGCCAACTTCCGGCTGTTCACCGTCCTCGTGAGCGTCTGTGCCATTACGGCGGTGTACCTGCTCATCGAACGAACGGACTTCGGTCTGTCCGTCCGAGCGGGGGTCTTGGACCGAGAGATGGCCGAACTCGTCGGCGTCAATATCCCGCTTCGATTCGTCCTCATGTTCTTCCTCGGTGCGGCGACCGCCGGCCTCGGCGGTGTCCTCCGAGGTACGGAGGTCGGAATGGACATCGGGATGGGCGATCAGTTCATCATTCTCGCATTCGTCGTCGTGGTCGTCGGCGGGGTCGGAAGCCTGTTCGGGAGCGTGATATCCGGACTGCTCATCGGCGAGGCCGTCTTCGTGACGCCGCTCGTTCTGAGCACGCTTGCCAGCAGGACCAACGTCGCGGCGTTCGACATCTCGGGAATCGGCGGACTGATGCCGTACCTCGTGATGATCATCGTGCTGCTCGTGAGGCCGCGCGGCCTGTTCGGACAGGAGGGCTTCCTCGAATGA
- a CDS encoding branched-chain amino acid ABC transporter permease yields MSGQRSPTSIVNRISDAVPVDSVSTLQVPLGLLAIVIFIRPVVSHPLLLGYEQIANTILIWMLFAVAFNLLIGYSGLLSFGHAMFLGIGAYGAAIGTLTWNLPFLLSAAIGITVATLLGYLLGRLTVARGEIYFAMLTLAFAQSIYFIANQNYGGLTGGSTGISGALPAWIESYRGVMYVSLGWVSFDWYYLLATVFVVAGLLLWQLVRSPFGRTLAALRENEQLARAVGIDVKRYKVWAFTLSAAFTALAGVLLEINNQGATLHNLSINTSGDIILMTILGGTNYFLGPAAGAFVWLFAEDFLTEFEMLVLPLSEFPIVTIELSGVLAYWQFFLGLLFVAAVLVAPREGLWGLCRGTLERLYDRINGDQTKHE; encoded by the coding sequence ATGAGCGGACAGCGCTCGCCGACCTCCATCGTCAACCGAATAAGCGACGCGGTGCCGGTCGACTCCGTGTCGACACTGCAGGTTCCGCTCGGATTGCTCGCCATCGTAATCTTCATCCGTCCGGTCGTCTCCCACCCCCTACTGCTCGGCTACGAGCAGATAGCCAACACCATCCTCATCTGGATGCTGTTCGCAGTGGCGTTCAACCTGCTCATCGGCTACTCCGGTCTCCTCTCGTTCGGTCACGCGATGTTCCTCGGTATCGGAGCGTACGGGGCCGCTATCGGGACGCTCACGTGGAACCTCCCGTTTCTGCTCTCCGCGGCCATCGGCATCACAGTCGCGACGCTTCTCGGATACCTCCTCGGTCGGCTCACGGTCGCCCGCGGGGAGATTTACTTCGCCATGCTGACGCTGGCGTTCGCCCAGTCCATCTACTTCATCGCCAACCAGAACTACGGCGGTCTGACCGGCGGGAGCACCGGTATCAGCGGAGCGCTGCCGGCCTGGATAGAGAGCTACCGCGGCGTGATGTACGTCTCTCTCGGCTGGGTCAGCTTCGACTGGTACTACCTCCTCGCGACCGTGTTCGTGGTCGCGGGGCTACTCCTCTGGCAACTGGTCCGCTCACCGTTCGGCCGGACGCTCGCCGCGCTCAGAGAGAACGAACAGTTAGCCCGCGCCGTCGGCATCGACGTCAAGCGGTACAAAGTGTGGGCGTTCACGCTCAGTGCGGCGTTCACCGCACTCGCAGGCGTGTTGCTGGAGATAAACAACCAGGGAGCGACCCTCCACAACCTCTCGATAAACACGAGCGGTGACATCATTCTGATGACCATCCTCGGGGGGACGAACTACTTCCTCGGCCCGGCCGCGGGCGCGTTCGTGTGGCTGTTCGCCGAGGACTTCCTCACCGAGTTCGAGATGCTGGTACTGCCGCTCTCGGAGTTTCCGATCGTGACGATCGAACTCTCCGGAGTGCTCGCGTACTGGCAGTTCTTCCTCGGACTGTTGTTCGTCGCCGCCGTACTCGTCGCCCCGAGAGAGGGACTCTGGGGTCTGTGTAGAGGGACCCTCGAACGACTCTACGACCGAATCAACGGAGACCAGACCAAACATGAGTGA
- a CDS encoding ABC transporter ATP-binding protein, translating to MSESKHGERRRAEESSTAGTEILRTEELTKTFGGIVALRNVDLSVERGELHAVIGPNGAGKTTLFNTITGTLPPSSGRVWFDGEDVTDLSQEERPHRGLARSFQSNQLFNDLTVLENVRIVVQTMRSGTFALNVLGDGRSKYREEASDYLERIGLDGQHNTKTKNLSHGDQRRLGIAVALATEPSVLLLDEPTSGMGSTETRETADMIDELRQELGLTILLIEHDMDIVLAMSDRITVLNQGEILATGAPDVIRENEEVQNAYLGGMREEL from the coding sequence ATGAGTGAATCGAAGCACGGCGAGAGGCGTCGGGCGGAGGAGAGTTCGACCGCGGGGACGGAGATACTACGGACGGAAGAGTTGACGAAGACGTTCGGGGGAATCGTCGCCCTCAGGAACGTCGACCTCTCGGTCGAGCGAGGCGAACTACACGCCGTCATCGGCCCGAACGGAGCCGGTAAGACGACGCTGTTCAACACGATTACTGGCACGCTGCCGCCCTCAAGCGGAAGGGTGTGGTTCGACGGCGAGGACGTGACCGACCTTTCCCAAGAGGAACGCCCCCACCGTGGGCTCGCGCGGTCGTTCCAGTCGAATCAGCTGTTCAACGATCTCACGGTACTGGAGAACGTCCGTATCGTCGTTCAGACGATGCGCTCCGGGACGTTCGCGCTGAACGTGCTCGGGGACGGCCGCTCGAAATATCGCGAGGAGGCGTCCGACTACTTGGAGCGAATCGGACTCGACGGACAACACAACACGAAGACGAAGAACCTCTCGCACGGTGACCAGCGTCGACTCGGTATCGCCGTCGCACTCGCGACGGAACCGTCGGTACTGCTGCTCGACGAACCGACCAGCGGTATGGGGTCGACGGAGACCCGAGAGACGGCCGATATGATCGACGAGTTGCGACAGGAACTCGGACTCACGATCCTCCTCATCGAACACGATATGGACATCGTCCTCGCCATGAGCGACCGAATCACCGTCCTCAATCAGGGCGAGATTCTCGCGACGGGCGCCCCCGACGTGATTCGAGAGAACGAAGAGGTGCAGAACGCCTACCTCGGCGGGATGCGGGAGGAGCTATGA
- a CDS encoding ABC transporter ATP-binding protein produces the protein MTLLDVDGLEAGYDTGQVLFGVDLSIDSDEVVSLLGRNGAGKTTTMRAIVGADVPHVRGGTITFDGHDLRAARSYEIPKLGLSLVPEGRRCFDELTVEENVRLAANHASDPLDRESVFEQFPELDDMRDRPAKNMSGGEKQMLAIARSLVANPKMILFDEPCEGLAPYIVRRIESIITDISENRDVTVLLVEQNVAVAMAVADRHYILDEGVIVDEVSTEKLKEDESLRQKYLGV, from the coding sequence ATGACGCTCTTAGACGTCGACGGGCTGGAGGCGGGATACGACACCGGACAGGTGCTCTTCGGCGTCGATCTCTCCATTGACAGCGACGAGGTCGTCTCGCTGCTCGGTCGGAACGGCGCGGGGAAGACGACGACGATGCGGGCCATCGTCGGCGCGGACGTGCCCCACGTCCGCGGCGGCACCATCACCTTCGACGGGCACGACCTGCGGGCGGCTCGAAGCTACGAGATACCGAAACTGGGCCTGTCGCTCGTTCCCGAGGGACGTCGGTGCTTCGACGAACTCACCGTCGAGGAGAACGTGAGGCTCGCCGCCAATCACGCCTCCGACCCGCTCGACCGGGAGTCGGTGTTCGAGCAGTTCCCCGAACTGGACGACATGCGCGACCGACCCGCAAAGAACATGAGCGGCGGGGAAAAGCAGATGTTAGCGATCGCACGGAGTCTGGTCGCGAACCCGAAGATGATACTCTTCGACGAACCCTGTGAGGGTCTGGCACCGTACATCGTCAGACGGATCGAATCGATCATCACGGATATAAGCGAGAATCGGGACGTGACCGTCCTCCTCGTCGAGCAGAACGTGGCCGTCGCCATGGCGGTGGCCGACCGCCACTACATCCTCGACGAAGGGGTTATCGTCGACGAAGTATCAACAGAGAAACTAAAAGAGGACGAAAGCCTCAGACAGAAATATCTCGGCGTGTGA
- a CDS encoding 3-hydroxyacyl-CoA dehydrogenase/enoyl-CoA hydratase family protein, with protein sequence MAIEIETVAVLGAGSMGHGIAEVAALAGYDVAMRDIEQDIVEEGYGQIEWSLNKLAEKGQLDEEADSVLARIETTTELDAAVEDADLVVEAAPEDLEIKRDVFADVDAAAGPETILATNTSSLRVSDIAMATDRPERCCGLHFFNPPVKMDLVEVASGEQTRDDVVEAAIEFVESLDKTPIYVRKDVPQFVVNNVLTPYMGEAAWMLDDDASEISEIDAAMTFKRGYPMGPFELNDFGGLDIFAHTREQWGDPVPESVSRRIDAGELGRKSGQGFYDYEAGSGADYEPTEGDSVDTLRIEARMVNEAAKLVGDDVADPEDIDIGMRLGGGLPEGTCRTGDKIGLDIVVEKLRELHGETGAERYEPAEYLVELVEAGHTGEDAGRGFYDYRDGGPYHFISHELTDDGRLNVVFDRKERLNAFSEDMFAELRRVLESVDDEDVSVVVFEGAGDRAFSAGADITGFTASEPTELMHVDEAIQAVYEFPRPTIAKIDGFCLGAGLEITLACDLRIASEGSSLGSPEIDLGLIPGGGGTQRLVRLIGEPRTKELVFTGDPISAEKAAEWGILNRVVPKDDFEADVDELATNIENGPQTALEVAKNVINEGQNASLDTGLALESQGFGLLTTTDDMLEGVAAFKKDREPDFSN encoded by the coding sequence ATGGCTATCGAGATAGAGACCGTTGCAGTCCTCGGAGCCGGTAGTATGGGCCACGGAATCGCCGAGGTGGCCGCACTCGCCGGCTACGACGTGGCGATGCGAGACATCGAGCAAGATATCGTCGAAGAGGGGTACGGACAGATCGAGTGGAGCCTGAACAAGTTAGCTGAGAAAGGGCAACTCGACGAGGAGGCCGACAGCGTCCTCGCCCGAATCGAAACGACCACCGAACTGGACGCCGCGGTCGAGGACGCCGATTTGGTCGTCGAAGCGGCTCCCGAGGACTTGGAGATAAAACGAGACGTCTTCGCCGACGTCGACGCCGCGGCCGGGCCGGAGACGATCCTCGCCACGAATACGTCTAGCCTGCGCGTGAGCGATATCGCGATGGCGACCGACCGGCCGGAACGATGCTGCGGCCTTCACTTCTTCAACCCGCCCGTGAAGATGGATCTCGTCGAGGTCGCCTCGGGCGAACAGACTCGGGACGACGTAGTCGAGGCCGCGATCGAATTCGTCGAATCGCTCGACAAAACCCCGATCTACGTCCGCAAGGACGTTCCGCAGTTCGTCGTCAACAACGTGCTCACCCCCTACATGGGCGAGGCGGCGTGGATGCTCGACGACGACGCGTCCGAAATCAGCGAGATCGACGCCGCGATGACGTTCAAGCGCGGGTATCCGATGGGGCCGTTCGAGCTCAACGACTTCGGCGGATTGGACATCTTCGCACACACCCGCGAGCAGTGGGGTGACCCCGTCCCCGAATCGGTCAGTCGTCGCATCGACGCCGGGGAGTTGGGCCGAAAGAGCGGTCAAGGGTTCTACGACTACGAGGCCGGGTCGGGGGCCGACTACGAACCCACCGAAGGCGACTCGGTCGATACGCTCCGCATCGAAGCCCGGATGGTGAACGAGGCGGCGAAACTCGTGGGAGACGACGTGGCGGACCCGGAGGACATCGATATCGGAATGCGACTCGGCGGCGGTCTCCCGGAGGGGACGTGCCGGACTGGAGACAAGATTGGTCTCGATATCGTCGTCGAAAAACTCCGCGAGCTACACGGGGAGACGGGCGCGGAACGGTACGAGCCGGCAGAGTACCTCGTCGAACTCGTGGAGGCCGGCCATACCGGCGAAGACGCCGGTCGCGGGTTCTACGACTACCGCGACGGCGGTCCGTATCACTTCATCAGCCACGAACTGACCGACGACGGGCGCTTGAACGTCGTGTTCGATCGGAAAGAGCGGCTCAACGCCTTCTCGGAGGATATGTTCGCCGAACTGCGGCGAGTCCTCGAATCCGTCGACGACGAGGACGTCTCGGTCGTCGTTTTCGAGGGCGCAGGCGACCGCGCGTTCTCGGCGGGTGCCGACATCACGGGGTTCACCGCATCCGAACCGACGGAACTTATGCACGTCGACGAGGCGATTCAGGCGGTCTACGAGTTCCCACGGCCGACCATCGCGAAGATAGACGGGTTCTGCCTGGGTGCGGGACTCGAAATCACGCTCGCGTGCGACCTCCGCATCGCCTCCGAGGGCTCCTCGCTCGGAAGTCCCGAGATCGACCTCGGTCTCATTCCCGGCGGCGGCGGTACCCAGCGTCTCGTACGCCTCATCGGTGAACCCCGGACGAAAGAGCTCGTATTCACGGGAGATCCGATATCGGCGGAGAAAGCGGCCGAGTGGGGTATTCTCAATCGCGTCGTTCCGAAAGACGACTTCGAAGCGGACGTCGACGAACTCGCGACGAACATCGAGAACGGTCCGCAGACGGCACTCGAAGTCGCGAAGAACGTCATCAACGAGGGACAGAACGCCAGCCTCGACACGGGTCTCGCGCTGGAGAGTCAAGGATTCGGACTACTGACGACGACCGATGATATGCTGGAGGGCGTCGCGGCGTTCAAGAAAGACCGAGAGCCGGACTTCTCGAACTGA